The Brassica napus cultivar Da-Ae chromosome C7, Da-Ae, whole genome shotgun sequence genomic interval CTTGCACATGGTTGAAAATGGTCGCGACCCATTACACAAATAAAAACTTAACGCGACCCGAAACCCAAATTCATAAGTCGGCTGCGACCCACTTTCCCAATTTTTCCACTGTTCACCGTGGCACTGTTCATCATGGTATTGTTCATCCGATGACCGACACCACTTGTGTGGAGACAGAGAAGGTCGAAGTGCTTATAGTTAAGGTCGATGAGAATGAGATGTTACGAGACGAAGAAGGTCACCCTCGCAACAGCACATGACAATTGATTAATGCAGAGGGTGTTGTAATCCATGATGTCATTGATGTTGCTGAGACAATCGACTTTTATCTTAACCGCGAATGGTATGATTGGGGAAGTGTGGACCCTTTCCGAGGTCTTCCTCATGAAAATCCAAGAGACCTTATCAAAGAACTTGAGGATCTAGCCTCTGTAAGCAAGCAGAATGAAGTATCCATAGACCACATTATCTGCAAGATTTTCCCCTATTGTCTATCTGGAGATGCATTTAGTTGGTTCGGTCAGCTGCAGCCAAGATTTTTAACCTGCTGGGAGGACATCAAGACCGCCTTCCTCAAAAAATTTCTCTATGAAGCTGCAGCAACTCGACAGAGGAAGTTTGATGATGTGTTGGACAAGATGATTAAAGGTCAGGAGAAGGAATTGATGTCTAGATTCAGTCAGATGTTGGGTGTAGTCTACACTGAGCCAAATGAGGAATCTGAAACCATAAACACTCAGATCGAAAAGCCAGACATTGAGGTTCAATAGACAGATGAGACTGCACGAAGAGAAGAAGCTAATATTGCTGATCCGACCTCAACATCAATCGACACCACCATCTCATCGTCGATCGACCCCAGCACCTCTGAAACGACCGACggtacgacctcaacgtcgaccgatGGTATGACCTCAAAGTCGACCAACggtacgacctcaacgtcgattGATGGTACGACTTCAACTTCGACCGAAGGTTCGATACCAACGTCGACCAACGGGACAACCTCAACGCCGATCGACggtacgacctcaacgtcgaccaaCAGGATAACCTcaagatcgatcgatggtacgACCTCAACGTAGACTAACGGCACGACATCAATGTCGACCGACGGTACGACCTCAGAAACGATCGACATCACCATCTCAACATTGATCGACAGAAATCCATGTTGCCGATTGACACCTATTGAAATCCTTGAAAGTTTGAGTTGTCCTTAGGACATTGCAGACTCAACACTGAAGAGCATTGATATATCAAGTTGTGATCCTACCTCAGATGGAGACGGAGAAATCACCATGGAAAATTCCTTGGAGTTCGAAGAATTCTTGGAGTTGGGGATGGAGAAAAGCTTGGAGATTTGGATTCGAGTAGGGAAGTCactatggaagacttcttggagcTGGAGGAATGGTTGGACTCGCAGTAAAAGCTTGATGACGAACGGAACGCTAAGAGGAAAGATCTAGAGACTTCGTCAAAGACTAGCATCGGTCCACAACAACATGATGAGATCGATCCACACCTACCCTTCACTGTCGATCAACTCCCGCCCTATATCATTGATCGCCCCCCACTAGATAGCATCGAGCTACACCCACACGATTGCGTTGATCAACACCCATGGTTGGATGAACTGCCATGATACATAGTCGAGCTGGAACAAGTTGAGGAAAGGATGTACATGTCTAAGGCCTCACACCTTGCTGTCCCTAAACATCAGAGACCACCTATCTAAACAGAAGAAGCTGTTGGGTatcacaaaagagtgaagaggatacatgatcctGTGAGGATTGTGGTTGCTTGTGCAGTATTTGAAGTTGAATTTCCTATCCCACCAGATAAAGGTGCGCATCTGAGTTCTTACATTAAGGTATTGGATGATCATCAGCACGTAGAAGCTTCTCAAAGACGGTTGGGATTTAAAGATGAAGTCGATAAGGGCCCAGCagaagcaacatcgatcgacaccgaccGGATAGCATCGAACGACACCAACAAgccggaatcgatcgacactttcacCTCAACATCAATCGACACTTTCACCTCAACATGGATCGACACCCATCGCGTATCAGACAGAAAGAGTATGAAGTGTGTCGAAATCTTTTTGATGGAGGCACCACCACGCGATCAGATAAGTCTGGGGAAAATAAGAggaggaattggaagaagaggaaaatgaccaaGGGAGTTATCAGTTATCATTGATTTCTCGCTTCTCAGATGGTGTCAGGAAATCCAGAGTGCGCAGCAGATGCTTCTAACAACCATTTGCAAAGCTTCGAGCACTCCTTATTGCTGAGATACTGTAGCTGTGATACTGTAGCAAGGCTACTGTAGCAGTCACTGTTCATggagaataaagaaaaaaaggaaaaaatttagataattggttttattatttatttattactgacttttagtgttttatttatgttgtGTAAGAAGAAATAGATACGAGGAAGACGAGTTCTGCACCAGCATCGATAGACAACCGACTGGTGTCGCACGACAGAGCATCACAAgtatcgatcgccacttaacttGTTGATCGATACTCACATTCATCGCATTTATACTCGCAAACGTTTGTTAATATTTGTCCTAATGATTTATTTTTCCACCAATCTTAGATTGTATAACAGTGGCCACggtgttgtttaagtctggggagGTTCcactaatattgtgttttatgatgagtcttaaaaaaaaaacatatccgAGTAAACGATTCCTCAAcacatcgaccgatgagaccagctcgatatcgatcgacatcactTCAGATCCAACGATCGATTGTATCTTCATTGTGTCGAATGATTGTTCTAGCCATTGACCGATGAGACCATGTCGCTATCATTAGACAACACTTCAGCTacaacgatcgattgtcagttcattgtgtcgatcgacactgacaTCAGCGAACAGgttatcgttcttacttgttaaattgtgtacttatgtttatgttatcaccataactccgactgaatttacactggatacagtgtagtttaagtctagGGGGAGGTTTATTTCATGAGTCTTattaaaaagatttcaaaaagaagttttgagtcaagaaggggacaatgaacttattgattttgcttgttatctaaccacaccattctagacttactagttgcagatagcactaaagatactaaagtgaatcaacatgtcaactatgttacacttgctgagaatatttgaaggaaccaaagctgatctCTAACCTAACTGAGCTCAActttgcttgtcttggggcttggtatacatgggatcggattcttcaaataagtctggaaggtaaagccttgtgtagatatgtcaccctctctctctctatgtttcgaaattttgattataaaaaaaaaagagaaaagaaaaaaaaaagaaaaaaaaggaaaaaaaatatatatatgataatttagGAAAAGAATtggaacatgacttggtggctacaaccattaagacttgattcataagaattctataggtaaaggattcaaacaggacttggtggctacaaccattaaggcttgattcacaaAGAATCCTAgtatataggtcaaaaagaagtgaacaggatttagtggctaaaaccattaaagcttgattcatgaAAACATGTCTAATCTTGGTATATGAACTTGCAAtaaaagcagactttgactgagaGAGAGACTAGTAGAGAGATAGGAAAGGAACTCCcatttacctgcaggtccaaaTACTTTTTTGAGCATCCTTGCATCCTATGaacgatactcccaaggtaaagcctacacttttatttatgcaagaaatgaggttggtagagaggattgtcagacatgatttgctaagttgttgactaggtgaatttggttgctagactaggatatggtataatgtacTTCTGAGATTAGGATTTCCTAAGGTGATGATTCTGAGTTTTAAATCTGTGAGTCCCTACTgtcttcaaacctctttcaaagaGACTGCATgtgtgttttgcttgaggacaagcaaaagggtaagtctgggggagttgataggccatggattttacccacttttggCCATgttttataagtgttttaataactaattactacGATATAGAttctatttatgttttttacaggttcaggaacgatttggaggaaagtggtgattttggtgtcttttggagctttttgagtgcagagctgcacagacgcatcaaatgtttagctatggatggaggccttcccaccgttagattgaaCCCATCTTGTGATAGAAGATAGAGATTTACGTTAGCTTTCCAAGGctaccggtttgaggtcaataaGCATCATGTAGCAGaggttatgcccgttttactgaagaatggtcagtctgcctcgcgagagaaagctgtcgaggagatgaaggaccgtcgatcgatgacacAGCCTTGGTGTCTATCAAGGGTGATGACAGAATACGGGCTAAGCATAtgttatgaccgactgaagcccagaagcaaccacaaattaccagaatacccttggacgacttAAAACcgtatttatttgttttctaagccattgttgacaaATAAGCTTTCTTttattcattgttcttagttaggagagaagaCAGGAATTCCTTCAGATTCCTCTTAGAACTcctttggttttggttttaataTCTATTGCAATTTTTTATGTTCATCTATGATTTATGTGACAACTATCATTCATGACTAGATCCACATGCTAGATCTAggttttctagggttttgaatgAACTTCTGAATTATATGATTGATAGGATATCTATAGATCTCTACACCAGGGTagcttgtaatactaggatctagaGTAGTTGGAAAATCTCGAGAGTGTGACTAATTGCTTGAACCTAGATTCATAGGACAATTGAGAGGCACAagagtgcaatcaattaacggaacccgaatcctgctggattagatacctaggcgcataTTAGCATTGGTCTAGGAATCTATTTGAACATAATCAATCAGATCGATAATGCTTGCCTAAGGcagaatcgatcgacgctcatacCATAGCATTGATCGACTCTCATAacgtagcatcgatcgacgctcataccatagcatcgatcgacgcttgttCCGTGTTGCCATGCGAGTGCTGAAACACTAAACTTAGTCAATACATTAGACTCACAGTGAGAGCTGGTGGTCTTTTGCATCAGATATCGAGTTCTAGAATCAATCCTTAGCATCTATAGATTAGAGTTCTAATAACCTAAATGAACCCCTAAGTCTAgtaaccatccttccatcaaacaactctcaGTCTCATAagaacaactaccttgttcgCCCTGTAATTTACTAAATTTACTGCTTTAATACCTATTAGCCTaacttaatcatataactattagatcttttgtgtgccctagctctctgtggatacggtccctaagtactacaactgaacctcttatttgagagagtaaaatcactccttagggtaatttgagtaatATCATCGGGCGACAGTAGTTGATTCCCAACtacttcctctcgcgaggcagacataccactcttcagtaaaacgagcATAACTTTAGATTTAACCGTCAGAtggacctcaaaccggtggcattggtgCTGGGAAAAATAATTCTGCAAGGAATTCCTCAATCCCCCGAACAGGACACTGGCCTTCAAGTTCCTGCCTAGAGAAATCCCGGCTTAATCCCTGCTTCCATCCCTGCCTCCGGGTTAAATGAAAGTTTTCTATTAAAGGAGATATTCCATATTtctgaatatggaagagtttaacataACAACCGACATCGACTAAGCTATAAACGGGAAGCCCAAACACTAAAACAGGGGATCGACATTCAGAGACTAAGAACTAAAGCTtgacggctagaactagggtttatacacTAAAACATTGTAGTTCATGCTCATATCATCAATAGAATCTCTCTTTTAGTCTTTATCTTCTTGTTTGTTTAATACTCCGTAGTGCCTTCCAAGATCCTACCTTAAAATACCCTAACATTTTGGCGCTAGAAAGAGGGGGTAATCTAAGCTACATGACGATGACAACAAACGAACAAGACAAACAATTTCCAGCTAGTCCGAGAGAAGTTGAGCAGAAAAATCAGATCAGTCCTTTGCAAAGTCAAGTCACTGAGCTGAACAAAGCTCAAGACGCCACTGTAGAAAATCCTGAGCTTCTCACAGAAGTTCAAGTCTTAAAGAATACGCTAGGAGAACACTCCATGCTGATAGAGCAAAGTACGGAGAAACTCTCACAGCTCGTAGCAGAGAACCTAGCTCTCCGAGAATAGAATCAAGCCCTCTACAGGACATGCAACAATCCACACCGGTTTCGAACGCATGTTCGACCCATGCAGCCTCTAGAAACTCTGACTACCGAAGGCAATGATATCTGACAGCCTCTACCACTGAATGGAGATACCGCTGCGGGAACAGATGCTGCAAGGAGAAATCGAGTCAAACTCATTGATGACGACGATTCCAAGATGGAAACTGATGAGGAGACACCAAAAGGAGTAACTGCGAAGAAGTCCTCTGTGACTGCGAGTGGGTGTTCTCTAAGTATTTCGACACCATCCGGTCTATGGTGGAAAGACTTATGGTAGTGGCTCCTTCGATCCAAAGAAGCGATCCCAATTCATACACCGATACTCCCTATATTGACGAGATGGCATTCGTAGAGATGCCAAGGAAGTTCTCATTCCCCAACATGATGATGTATGATGGTACCAATGACCCAGACAACCCAATACAAGCAACAAATGCTCACTGTAATAGTCCAAAAGGAGCTAAGGAAAGCTACCATGTGCAAGGATTTCAGATCAACTTGGACAGGACCTGAGTTACAATGGTACATTAACCTTCCCAACGGGTCGATATGCTCCTTCGCAACCTTGAAGCACAAGTTCGTAGAGCAGTATGCAAGCACCAAGAGCCTCGAGAAGACAGCCGACAATCTCTACAAGGTCCTCCAGCATCGAGCTGAGCCCCTGCGCAACTATATAGCACGCTTCAATCAAGAAGAGGTAGCCATCCCCGAATGCAATGCCTCCACCGCAATCTCATCCTTCAAGAGAAGCCTACTACAAGATGGGAACCTATACAAGGAGCTAACCAAATATTAGTGCAAAACCATGGAAGACGTAATATCACGAGGCTAAGCACAAGtaaaatgggaagaagatgtcgCGAGTCGATCCAAGGTCCCGCAGAAGCAGGACCAGAAATGATAGAAATAATAGAGAAAAGAAACACTATCAAAAGCCTAGAAAGGAGGCATGAAGCAAGAACCGGTGAAGGTACCAAAACCGGCCCCTGGAGAAAGCCGAAGGGATGACAGTGTCCACATGGCAAGACATCTCCCACCTCTCCTACCTCGAAGCCTGAATTGGTCAACATTCTGAGGCTGATGGAccctgttggggtcaaaatcggttcAACGGAATCAATGTCAGAAAATTCCTAGAAAATGTCTTCTTTGACAAAGAGAGATAAaactcaaaagaaaagaaaagcggGAAAAACCTAAATCGAATTTCGTATCAACTCCGAGAAGAATTCACATGATAAGTCTTCGAGAAAGGTTACTCCAGGCCTTGGACAAACGGATCCCAAACAACGAAACAACCACAAAGCCATATCGTCCATCTCACCGATGGGGCGAGTCAAACCAAACACACCGTCTGAATGGGCGAGTTAGACTGAGTGCACCATCCAACTCACCCAATGGGCGAGTTGGATCGAACAAGTCGTCCAACTCACAGAATCGGCGAGTTGGATCAAAGAAGCAGTTCGATtcgcccgttcggcgagttggatcaaTTAGCCTGATTTCTTCCCATCCTCATAGCTCTCTCCTTCGAGATCGGATCGAACCTGCTCTTTTTTCATCTTGATCGGAGTCACCATTGGTAGAATGCTGACTGAAGAACCTGTGTCGCAGAGCGCACTGGGGTAGTCAATGCCTCCTATCAAGCATGGTATtacaaactttccaggatcactcttcttcttcagtgtaatcctctgtctcatcttctctctgacctggtggaacattctcctaatgtcttcttcaGTCTCCTTAGTCTCTCTTAAGAACATCCACACCTTTTGATAAAGTAAGCTTCCTCAAATGGCTTATCCATTGGGATCCTTAGAATCCTCTTTGTGAAACAATCCATTTCCTTATCATTAGCTCCTCTCTTCAGATGGTTAGGAACTTTTTCCTTCCTCTTCCTTAAGGTACTTCCCACAGTAGCCCGATCAACTTGCATATGCTCTGGCGCATCTTCAAATTGCTCACTGATGTTGTCTGTTGATGTCTCTGAAAGGTTGAGATGGGTTTCCGAGTGCATTCAATCGTACTACATCGATTTTAGGTAGTTGCATTCGGTAGGAGATAGGTGGTCGTCGATTGATGCTAGGAGGTGACTATCGATCGTCGGTTGAGTCTCTCTGTCGATCGGCGGCTGGCTCAGGGTGCCGATCGATGTCTCGCGTGGTTACAGGAAAGGTTTTGGGTGGATAAGGGTGCTTAGCTTTGAACTCTTCATGGGTCATGATTCTTACTGTCTCACATGATGCAACTGGCTCTGTATgaatcgtcgatcgatgttgagcaGCAGGAATCGATCGGTGTTCATTTGACTTCATCGGTCGATGTTCCTCTCTCTGTGTCGGTCGATACCGATGTGAACTTCTGAAACTCATAGAGGTCAACTCGAAATCTCCCTCCTGAAGCTTATCTTCCTTAACTACTTCCTAGAAATCATCctctatgatggcattcacgtggtacTTCAGTGCTTCATCTCCTTTACTCTAGATGAAGGTATCTTGCCTCTTAACAACATTTCTTGCCTGAATCACTTGTGTCTCCAACTTCTTCACATgtgtgttggggtcaaaaacggtaaCAACGGAATTAACGCctgaatgtcctcggaaaaatACTTCTCGGAAAAGTAATTTTTCGTAAAACACTTTAACAAAAACTTTTACGATAAATTCTTAAAAAGTCTTACCCGCAACACCAAAGCTAGCACCAATTGTCCGAAAACACGCTCAAGAGAACAACCAGACAAACACACGACCCGATCGCTATACGATGACCGGTCGAGCATCTGAACCGGTCGCCATATAGCGACCGATCGAGCATCCAAACCGGTCGCCATATGGCGACCGGTTGAGCACGTTAACCGTTCGCCATATGCCGACCGGTCGGGCGTCTGAACAGATTGGCGACCGGTCGAGCGTACAAACCGGTCGGCATATGGCGACCGCTCGAATCGGACTTaagggatatgaactcgccaaaagggagaactggtggattgaatggtgacacaagcgGGGCGGAGAGTCTCTTGATACTATTGAGCTTCGattgttgcttgatatgacgcacaagtccaaAAAAGGAAGAAATGGTGGATCGAAGGGTCGTACAGGAGATGCGGAAGGCTGCTGATATTCCCGAGGCCAAtttgttgccggatgtgacgcaccggccCAACAAAGAAGCAATCTCGatccgttgcttgatatgatgCACAAGTCCAACGGGAAAGAGGTGTTTActtggagctaaccacaccaagAAACGAGAAGTGAGAATCCATCTCAAggttccaaaaataataatcaaagcttattttatttcattgatcaaatggcCTTTATATAATAGGCAAGGCAT includes:
- the LOC125590408 gene encoding uncharacterized protein LOC125590408; amino-acid sequence: MTQTTQYKQQMLTVIVQKELRKATMCKDFRSTWTGPELQWYINLPNGSICSFATLKHKFVEQYASTKSLEKTADNLYKVLQHRAEPLRNYIARFNQEEVAIPECNASTAISSFKRSLLQDGNLYKELTKY